In Haemorhous mexicanus isolate bHaeMex1 chromosome 36, bHaeMex1.pri, whole genome shotgun sequence, a single genomic region encodes these proteins:
- the LOC132341204 gene encoding annexin B11-like, giving the protein MSPWCHPNVTSLPSMPLSVSPWCHPNVTSLPSMPLSLSPSVSPSLSPSSSLRCHRGATSLSPQDPVGSGGPEGTRGGTRGRGQGQGQGQGQGQGQGQGQGQGQGQGQGQGQGQGQGRPRKRKCVNGFIMFCRVNRREYMSAIPGLTSTAATRDLAQLWRSLSPEERRPYCRRARRFSLQHDRMVRPDRGSDSDSDSDRDSAATPLRLLLAAHARPGAAE; this is encoded by the exons ATGTCACCCTGGTGCCACCCCAatgtcacctccctgccctcAATGCCGCTCTCAGTGTCACCCTGGTGCCACCCCAatgtcacctccctgccctcAATGCCACTCTCACTGTCACCCTCAGTGTCACCCTCATTGTcaccttcctcctctctccGGTGCCACCGCGGTGCCACCTCTCTGTCCCCGCAGGACCCGGTGGGCTCCGGTGGCCCTGAGGGGACCCGGGGGGGGACCCGCGgccggggacagggacagggacagggccagggccagggccagggccagggccagggacagggacagggccagggacagggccagggacagggacagggacagggacagggacgtCCCCGCAAGCGCAAGTGCGTCAACGGCTTCATCATGTTCTGCCGAGTGAACCGGCGCGAGTACAtgag cgCCATCCCCGGCCTCACCTCCACGGCGGCCACGCGGGACCTGGCCCAGCTCTGGCGCAGCCTCAGCCCCGAGGAGCGCCGCCCCTACTG CCGGCGCGCGCGGCGTTTCAGCCTGCAGCACGACCGGATGGTGCGGCCGGACCggggcagtgacagtgacagtgacagcgaCAGGGACAGCGCGGCCACGCccctgcggctgctgctggcggcGCATGCGCGGCCCGGGGCCGCCGagtga